aaaacttaaagtGGTGTGTGGATCTCACACACGACCTAATCATACAAGGCTTAGGTTGTGGTTGAGACTCACATGTTACTCATTTAGACGATATTCTTCTAAAAATTGAAGGATCAAAAGCTAAGAACTGTGGCATGGCACGCGACGGTCGTAAGTGGCCAAAAAGTAGTAGTCGACCCATCCATTGGACTGCTCCTAGAAGGATCAAAGAGTAAGAGGGAAAGAAGAGTTGACGCTCCAACCCCTTTAGAAGGAGATAGGAGGAGGTTTAAGAGATGGGTGAAGTTttgggaagaaagagagagagctttttatggtttttttttttttaaaaaaaaaaattgcccgTTTGCTATTTTAGATTCTCTCTTCCTTCTTGGTTGGACAAACGTATTAGCCTTAAAAAAATTCTCGCAGAATTTTGCAATATTATAAATACTAAGTTGGTAAACATTTTGACTCTAAAAGTGGTAAATATTAATATGAGAAAAATcacattattaaattaaaaatgatgGCCGAAATTTCAAAGAAATCCAATTGATAAAAGATATTATCATAGATAGTATGTAACTTATACAGAAACATTGTCCTAAATTAAAGTTATCAGATAGGAAACAATGATTATACATGACgcaacatttatatttttttgcaattgaggcaattttatttataaaattaaatattattatttaaataatataaataatgtgtCATACACAtccattttataatataataactcttTGTTCTAAACAATGGAAATGATGGAAAGtattctgtttttattttttaatccagGCGATGTCATAATTCCCAATATACGTAGGATAGGAAGAGAGTGAGTGAGTGGTGGGGGAAGTGTCCAACTTTGTTGAAAGTTATCATGTATGGCACAAAAGCTACAAAATATTACTACGTCGTTTTGACAGCGGCACAATGCCATGTCCCTTTCCAAGTGTTGTTTAGGAGACAAATTTGATGGGTCCGATGGCAATGTTGAGAGGTGTCGTGAGGCCGATTAACTAATGATCAAAAGTCTTGCTATTACGAACAAGAGAAAAGCTTGCGACCTATCATTGGCTGGTGTGAAAATACTAATCGGGTGGAGAGAATGGGTGGAGAGAAGACCCAGGAAATGAAACAGAGGAGGGGGAAAGCTGGAAATGAAAAGACTAATCGGGTGTATGCAGTTTTAAAATTAGTCTTCCTGAAGTGTTTACGTGGCATCTTATTATTGACTAGTACGAAAATACCTTTTAACACCCATATGACCCCAAGTTTTTCTGTAACAAAAACTACATAATATTGCACGTGAGACATACATAAATAGTATCAAGTGTTGCAAGACTCTCTCTCTTCTACCATATATATCCgaataattatgttaagtacaattatttttacctATTCTTAACGCACCAATAATATAACAGAacttgatatttattttatatttaaaaaaaaatatccaactaattatatcaataaaatatgtaaaaaatataaaaaaagaactaCACATGAAAATTTTGATGAGAATCTCAAACAAAAAGTTAACTTCAGAAGACCCTAAGGGGGATGAgatctactctctctctctctctctctctctctctctctctcatccacgAGAGAATAAAACCGTGCGGGAAACATGGCAAAGAATTTTGTCCCAGAGGCCAGGAATGCGGGCAAGGAATCTGTACCCCCTACAAACGTGGGATTTTATAACCTTGATGCCCGTGAAACCATTGCCAATCATCCAAGCAAATAAAAAGCTTTATGCTCATCAATCCttttataatctttaaaaatacCGTGAGTGATTTGCATTTTGCCCTCAATgttgtcattttttattttttatttttagctcGAGGTCCTGAAATTGGTCCAAGTTCCATGGGCTAATTTGGGCCAGCGGCCAACATCTTAATGGGCCATGACCAATAATGACAAGGTATGAACTGGGCTTATAGATTCGAGGCCTTTCCGCACATCATCACCAAGTCAATTTTCGAGCAAAACGTCTCACAGAGTGCTGAGATTAACATTTTGCTGTATCAAGACTTGGAAAGGCACATATCTCTGCAGAAgggaaaccaaaaataaaaaataaaaaaataaaaaggaggcaTATCGATTGGGCTTGTATATAACTAGGATCGCAATTTACAACATCAAATCTAAGCGGTCAGCTTCTCATTTCCTCCCATTATCTTGATTTTTCTATATGAAGCTGTCTGATATGCAACTTAAGTATCTACCTAAATAAGGGAATGAGTGGGAAGAATGAGATGAGTTATGGATGAAACAGATAAACACTTGTGCAAGCCGTGTCAGCTTCCCTCTTCATCCATGGTATAGACAGGTATTTGCCACATCTTGTTGTTCTTCTTAGGATCATCTGTAAGGTAGAGATCTGTTTCATCTAGCTTGAATGTTTTAATGAATGTTTTTGCACCCATCATGATAAGCCTCTCAATCATGAACAACTGGTAGTTGTTCTCAATCAAGGGATCCAGAATCTGACTATAATTTGATGAGTATGCCAACTTGTACCTGCAAACATGGATATCACCACAAATCAAGGTCAGCAGGTCTTCACATGACAAATTACTCCCCAAAGACACCTGATTGTGAGCCAAAAAGTACCACAAAATGCAATTTCTGACTAACAGTGAACAGTAAGAGCATGCCAAAACCCCCCTAGAATGTTTCATCCTATAAAAGGAAAACCCTTATCAAGTTAGCCGACAGTGTCATCTAGTTTCACTGCACCATTATGCTAGATCCTTCCAGTTCCAGATGGACTGCCAGGTAGCTCTCACATACTAACACAGAAATGTTTGGATTAATGTTTTAGACAAAATATACACCCTGCAGTTAAAACTCATTGAGACCTTAATTTTCTTGGGAGTAGAGCCAGGGGGGATGGGGGGTTACCTGACAGAGAGAAGTGAAAAAAATCCAGGTGTCCTCTCATTTGAAGCAATGAAAATAGTTCGTCCAGGTGGAACCCACTTTTCGATCCTTCGGAGGATAAATTCAGGACGTGTATCCCTATCCAGATGGGGATGCAGGGTCCTCTCAACCCCGAATTTGTCCTTCCTCGTCTTCATCTTATCGCCACGACGAACATGGATGGCATCATAATCACCAAGGACTGCCTTAACCTGTGGACATGAATTTGGTTagagattgatcaaaatttTCTCACTGAAGATTTGATGCAGATTATAGCCCACATTTAGAGAACAATAATTCCAAAAATGTACCAAGGGTATGCGACTTTTTTATGTCGTAACTACTGACTGGCTGCAAGAGGAATCTTAAATTCCCAGCGCATTCTTATCAAGCTCCATCATTGCTGGGTTTATGACATATTTCCATGATAATTGTCAAGAACTGTGAATCAAGTAATATGCAGTAAAAAGGCACGGATAGACACATATTGAGCAATACCATGGTAAAAAATTCATCGTTTCTGTTCCAAGTTCCAACACTTCATATTGAAGATAGAGATCAACATTATCAAATAGCCCGAATTACGCTCAGAAGCATGTACTGGATGGAGAGATATATATTGCCAAAAGTATAGAGTCTAGAATCTTCAGAAATATCTACAATCACTTTAGAACAGTGTTAAGACTTCCACAATCAAAAGTTTGAGTGCCAATTAAGGGATAGAGACGGGGTTCAAATTGGGTTAAATCTCATCCAGTTCTAAACTGCATAATTAttgtatcttcttcttcttttttaatgaaGAAGAATTCATTCTATCCAAAACCAAGGAACAATGAAACCATAGAGAACAGACATATTCATGTTCAGTGGTACCCACAGCCCACAGGTATGAAATATAAAAGtaagaaagaaaacaacatCTTGAAAACTATACCAAGTAATGTCGCAAAAACCATTTTCCTAAGtagcaaacaaaagaaaaagaagtgcaCAAAATGAAACCTTAACAGGATGTCAGATAATTCAGACCTTGTCAGCTACATCTCTTAATTTCTTTGCCGCCATTGAGGGGAGAAAAGAATATGGTAACATTATAGCACTTCGGTTATTTCGGTCCTTGCACTCCATAAACCTGAAGAGCAGTCATTATCAGAAACTCATATCCTTAATATAATTCCTAACTGATCCACATTGATTTGCAAGGAATTGAGAGTATATATGAAATCTAGTTAAACAAGACAGTGATTTTTCAAAACTCTCACCAGTAACGATATTGAATTGCATAAAAGAAATCAAACCCTATCTCTTCTTACTCAATGGTTATTTCAATCAACTTTTCTTCAAGTAAATTATTGGTCAAgtgtaggggtgggcagcgggccCCCGTACCCCGCTAACCCACCCCCGTCTGCCCTGCCTCCGCATGGGCGGGGCGGGCCCATCCGCCAAGTGTGGGTGGCGGCACCACATCTAGCTCCCTAGCGGGTTTTTATATGGTTGGCCTCCTATGCCAATTCATTGCACACTCTTGCTCACAAGTCTAACACTCTTttgaacaagtctaacaaaatttaaaatctgaTAACAtagttttatgttattagtttttaaattattgttatatatataaattttaatttataatttaaattatataataatttgggtccaaatatttttagacccaaaaatattttttagacccAATGGGGTATTGATATCCTAGAAGTGTGCCGGGGGCGGGGCGAATGGGATGTCCGCCCCTGCCCCCCAGCACTGGGGCGGGTTGCTCCACCCCTGCCTCCCGGAGGTGGGGTGCAGGGTTGGAAAACCCACCCCTCGCATGTGCGGCCGGGGTGGGGTGCAGAGAAGGGGTGACCCAGCAAGTTCAAGTACTTGCACCGATACTTGGAAAGAACAGGAAAAGAAATCCCAGCAAAGAAAGAAGGAGTaagataaacaaaaacaaaaaaagaaaggggCAGAAAAAACCAACTTACCATGAAAGGGGGCTTGCAGTTCGGTTTATGAGCACGAGATTTGAGTACAGATTGTTCTCGTTAAGAGCAACACGACTGACTCCTTCCACGTGGGCAATTTCCCTTGCTCCCAGCTTCATACTTGTAGAGAGGATCTGATACCACAGTTCTGAATTGTCTAAAATTACAGGTACAGTATCAGATATGAGATCCATATCGTACAAAGAGTCCATGGCACATGAGCTTGCAGCCCACCTACCAAATCAAAGGATGGGAGTTCAGATTGTAAAACACTCTACTTTCGTGATTGAAAATTAACATATACATTAATAGGAAATAAATTCAAACTGCAAGTGTAAAACCTAAAGTAGAAGTTATCTTCCTGGCACATTCAAAATTTAGAGCAGACCAAGTAAATAATAACTTTGAAAAGAAAGCAagaattaacatttcaataaCAACTCATCTTCTTCTGGGACAGACCAACAAGGAAAGCCTCAATGAACTCACCTGTCCTCTAAACTTGCATTATCAGAATGATGCAGAATTCCTTTCTTGTTATGTAATGGATTGATACACATCCTAGAAGGCATGACAAGAGTTCTGCACGAAGAGAGAGTAGTGAAAGACTAGGCAACATCGAATAGAGTTACTATATCAGTACAAAATAAATGTTACGTGAGTACGAATTCCAGAGGAAATGAATCAGTTCAAGAAGTATTACATAGCATAGGAACTCAAAATTCGTAGCAAACAAAACAGAATGAGAACTACCGTAATGTATGATGCCCTTTATAGAATACTTCAACTATCAAACTCCAAGCAAGAAAATCTTATGGACTCAAATAAAATGGACCCCAAATTTTGGAaaaccaagaaagaaaaagtcttATGAAATTCAATATGGACGGTAAAATCGATTCATTTGCATGCGACAGACAAACACATTCGAGTCATTTTAAAACCTATTCAAAACACCTTGAGCCGAACCAAATTACAAAGGATAACTAGTTTTGATCATCTCTTTGGATTCTGAAACACATGTTTCTGTGAATTCCACTGACCATCATAACTGACGAAAATTCTGTTTTCCCTCATACCGATTGTGCTTGTTAGCGCATCTTTTTCTTACACTTACTCAGCAACCAAAGAGACCATAAGCTCCAACCCAAgcaacaaaacacaaaacaaaggCAAACCAAAGAACCCAAAGActcgtgtgtatatatatatatac
This sequence is a window from Carya illinoinensis cultivar Pawnee chromosome 9, C.illinoinensisPawnee_v1, whole genome shotgun sequence. Protein-coding genes within it:
- the LOC122276324 gene encoding uncharacterized protein LOC122276324, whose translation is MAFHRVPKPKPKPRSRLLFFPLAIAAIALLFLLSSLISTNGYSLSSSGTREIVLKPKNWNPQKIIRTGHEKYLYWGNRIDCPGKHCDSCEGLGHQESSLRCALEEAMFLQRTLVMPSRMCINPLHNKKGILHHSDNASLEDRWAASSCAMDSLYDMDLISDTVPVILDNSELWYQILSTSMKLGAREIAHVEGVSRVALNENNLYSNLVLINRTASPLSWFMECKDRNNRSAIMLPYSFLPSMAAKKLRDVADKVKAVLGDYDAIHVRRGDKMKTRKDKFGVERTLHPHLDRDTRPEFILRRIEKWVPPGRTIFIASNERTPGFFSLLSVRYKLAYSSNYSQILDPLIENNYQLFMIERLIMMGAKTFIKTFKLDETDLYLTDDPKKNNKMWQIPVYTMDEEGS